The Desulfotignum phosphitoxidans DSM 13687 genome has a window encoding:
- a CDS encoding cache domain-containing protein yields the protein MNLSYLFKNLPIRYKILCVFSVTFVVIMGLSSLTIYSIVKQNVEKNIETMLENATAAMVNNVRTAASVSIRNYLRATAEKNLEIVTHLYQRQADGSLTLEQAQKQAADIMLAQKIGTHGYICILDGTGRVVRHPKKLLEGLDISDHAFVQEMVAQKKGYIEYDWQNPDDDFPQPKALYLEYFAPWDWMITVSSYRKKFSELMEISDFEKSIQGQRFGKTGYACVLDAENNLIIPPAHQHANIFSNPEHADRFFKTISEQKDGIHTVSWPEKSGNFAGKNRIFFNHIPEYQWTVASAIHMDDFFSPLTTIKNFIMIVGLTSLLVFIPITFFLGATITEPLRNLMDRLNEDIDTGKGFSNRMVIPHSLDEVGQISFYYNSFMEKLETYSRDLKAQIAERRQVQEALQESEERYRSVMEAAPDPIIVYDMEGHVTYFNPAFTRVFGYTLEDSLGKKMDHFVPEEQWKQAMEGIQAILEGLVLPRTETTRKARDGRLIEVTLRGSVYRDKNGNPLGTVITHRDVSQVKQLEKAIMEIGEKERQKIGNDLHDDLCPHLIGVEGLSKVLKTRVEKTAPDAARSVENITRLIQEAIKKTRLLARGLCPVYFKHGLLSSLQELATNTKTVHQVTCALLYHEKIPAGNDMVNSNIYHIAQEAVQNAIRHGGADHIVIEMAYRNMSFSLAVKDNGTGFAPSGESSGMGLRIMNYRTKLMGGSLDIESSDTGTCVTLKLPVSALHFPENRTRLHKPQKHGMGIQQ from the coding sequence ATGAACCTGTCATACCTGTTTAAGAACCTGCCCATCCGTTATAAGATCCTGTGTGTCTTCTCCGTCACTTTTGTCGTGATCATGGGTCTTTCCAGTCTCACCATCTATTCCATTGTAAAACAAAATGTTGAGAAAAATATCGAAACCATGCTGGAAAACGCCACAGCAGCCATGGTCAACAATGTCAGGACGGCCGCATCCGTGTCCATCCGAAACTATCTGCGGGCCACAGCGGAAAAAAATCTGGAGATCGTTACGCACCTGTACCAGCGTCAGGCCGATGGCAGCCTGACCCTTGAACAGGCCCAAAAACAGGCGGCAGACATCATGCTGGCCCAGAAAATCGGCACCCATGGCTATATCTGTATTCTGGACGGGACCGGCCGCGTGGTCAGACATCCCAAAAAACTGCTGGAAGGCCTGGATATTTCCGACCATGCCTTTGTTCAGGAAATGGTGGCCCAGAAAAAAGGATACATCGAGTATGACTGGCAGAATCCGGATGATGACTTTCCACAGCCCAAGGCATTGTATCTTGAATATTTTGCCCCCTGGGACTGGATGATCACGGTCTCTTCCTACCGGAAAAAATTTTCAGAACTCATGGAGATCAGTGATTTTGAAAAATCCATCCAGGGTCAGCGTTTTGGGAAAACCGGATATGCCTGTGTTCTGGATGCGGAAAACAATCTGATCATTCCTCCGGCACACCAACATGCAAATATCTTTTCAAACCCGGAACATGCGGACCGGTTTTTCAAAACCATTTCTGAACAAAAAGACGGGATTCATACGGTGTCATGGCCGGAAAAATCCGGGAACTTTGCTGGAAAAAACCGAATATTTTTCAATCATATTCCTGAATATCAATGGACGGTGGCATCCGCCATCCATATGGACGATTTTTTTTCTCCGCTCACGACCATCAAAAATTTTATCATGATTGTGGGACTGACGTCCCTGTTGGTGTTTATCCCCATCACATTTTTTCTGGGTGCCACCATCACGGAACCGCTGCGAAACCTCATGGACCGGCTCAATGAAGACATCGATACCGGAAAAGGGTTTTCCAACCGCATGGTGATTCCGCATTCGCTGGATGAGGTGGGCCAGATCTCGTTTTACTACAACTCATTCATGGAAAAACTGGAAACCTACAGCCGGGACCTCAAGGCCCAGATTGCCGAACGCAGACAGGTCCAGGAAGCGTTACAGGAAAGTGAAGAACGATACCGGTCCGTGATGGAGGCCGCGCCTGACCCCATCATCGTTTATGACATGGAAGGGCATGTCACTTATTTCAACCCGGCGTTCACCCGGGTATTCGGTTACACCCTGGAAGACAGCCTGGGGAAGAAAATGGACCATTTTGTACCGGAAGAACAATGGAAACAGGCCATGGAAGGAATTCAGGCCATCCTGGAAGGCCTGGTGCTCCCCCGCACGGAAACCACCCGGAAAGCCAGAGACGGCCGTCTTATCGAAGTGACCCTCCGGGGATCCGTATACCGGGACAAAAACGGGAACCCGTTAGGCACGGTCATCACCCACCGGGATGTCTCCCAGGTGAAACAGCTGGAAAAAGCGATCATGGAAATCGGAGAAAAAGAGCGCCAGAAAATCGGCAATGATCTTCACGATGACCTGTGTCCCCACCTCATCGGCGTGGAAGGGCTGAGCAAAGTGTTGAAAACCCGGGTGGAAAAAACCGCACCGGATGCGGCCCGGTCTGTGGAAAACATCACCCGCCTGATTCAGGAGGCCATAAAAAAAACCCGGCTGCTGGCCCGGGGCTTGTGTCCGGTCTATTTCAAACATGGATTGCTTTCATCATTACAGGAACTGGCGACCAACACCAAAACCGTTCACCAGGTAACCTGCGCCCTGCTGTACCATGAAAAAATCCCGGCCGGAAACGACATGGTGAACAGCAATATCTATCATATCGCCCAGGAAGCGGTCCAGAACGCCATCCGCCACGGAGGGGCCGACCATATCGTCATTGAGATGGCGTACCGGAATATGTCATTCTCCCTGGCCGTCAAGGACAACGGCACGGGGTTTGCCCCTTCCGGTGAATCCTCAGGCATGGGACTTCGCATCATGAATTACCGAACCAAACTCATGGGAGGATCCCTGGACATTGAATCCAGTGACACCGGCACCTGCGTCACCCTCAAACTGCCGGTCAGTGCCCTGCATTTTCCGGAGAATCGCACAAGATTGCACAAACCCCAAAAACATGGTATGGGCATACAGCAATGA
- a CDS encoding cupin domain-containing protein, with protein MFYKAQNNGFKQAMPGIQIKTLVYGDSTLLSQFKLAGGHTLPVHTHPHEQTGYLVSGRLKLRIADDTFDVEPGDSWCVPGNIPHGAEVLEDAVAIEVFSPVREDYLPDSAPE; from the coding sequence ATGTTTTACAAAGCCCAGAACAATGGATTCAAGCAGGCCATGCCGGGAATACAGATCAAGACCCTGGTCTATGGCGACAGCACCCTTTTGTCTCAGTTCAAACTGGCGGGCGGCCACACCCTGCCCGTCCATACCCATCCCCATGAACAGACCGGATACCTGGTTTCCGGCCGCCTGAAACTGCGCATCGCAGATGACACATTTGATGTGGAGCCCGGAGATTCCTGGTGTGTGCCGGGCAACATCCCTCATGGGGCAGAAGTGCTGGAAGATGCCGTGGCCATTGAGGTGTTCTCTCCGGTGAGAGAAGACTATCTGCCGGACAGTGCCCCTGAATAG
- a CDS encoding DUF294 nucleotidyltransferase-like domain-containing protein encodes MTAAATRRRDPGNRSEMPDDVSLPPELAALFHQIYDDLTTGTNYPDPRQLKDQLDTWIRHMLYSPTDLADILKAVSAIHDALTARIITHHVSVFKTRDHRSVPGAFCWIAMGSDARQEQVVRTDQDNALIYADPPRSQEKDWDAYFADLAGQVVTDLDRFGFSLCKGDVMATNPQWRGSLTRWRQSLDQWIGSAEPADIRILTILLDFRPVYGDFPMARGLLDRVFDLFQKNPAVNHYLTRDDLLFSSPKTLFGRIRTHRIPGCRACFNIKTAGLAHLINGIRILALNHGIFSPSTLARLAGLKDQKIIDAGEYEQYLEAFYHLNRLKIGSHLNRDRHPDLPVNCVDLTTLSKTKKKQLKTVLNSVTLLQKQIQRNYSMKWMNFFN; translated from the coding sequence ATGACAGCAGCTGCAACCCGCAGGCGTGATCCGGGAAACCGGTCTGAGATGCCCGACGATGTGTCATTACCACCGGAACTGGCTGCCTTGTTTCATCAAATTTATGACGATCTGACAACCGGCACGAATTATCCGGATCCCCGGCAGCTCAAAGATCAACTGGACACATGGATCCGGCACATGCTTTACAGCCCCACGGATCTGGCGGATATTCTTAAAGCGGTGTCCGCGATTCATGATGCACTCACCGCCCGGATCATCACCCATCATGTTTCCGTGTTCAAAACCCGGGATCACCGGTCAGTGCCGGGGGCTTTCTGCTGGATCGCCATGGGCAGTGACGCCCGGCAGGAACAGGTGGTACGAACCGACCAGGACAATGCCCTGATCTATGCGGACCCGCCCCGGTCCCAAGAAAAAGATTGGGATGCCTATTTTGCCGATCTGGCCGGACAGGTGGTCACGGACCTGGACCGGTTCGGGTTTTCTCTGTGCAAAGGGGATGTCATGGCCACCAACCCGCAATGGCGGGGGTCTCTGACCCGGTGGCGCCAGTCCCTGGACCAGTGGATCGGGTCTGCGGAACCGGCGGATATCCGGATTCTGACCATTCTTCTGGATTTCAGACCGGTTTACGGGGATTTCCCCATGGCCCGGGGTCTTTTGGACCGGGTGTTTGACCTGTTTCAGAAAAATCCGGCCGTCAACCATTATCTGACCCGGGATGATCTGCTTTTCAGCTCCCCCAAAACCCTTTTCGGCCGGATCCGGACCCACCGGATTCCGGGCTGCCGGGCCTGTTTCAATATCAAAACCGCCGGCCTGGCCCATCTGATCAACGGTATCCGCATTCTGGCATTGAATCACGGCATTTTTTCCCCGTCCACCCTGGCACGCCTGGCCGGCCTTAAAGACCAAAAAATAATCGATGCCGGAGAATATGAACAATACCTGGAAGCGTTTTATCACTTAAACCGGCTCAAGATCGGAAGTCACCTGAACCGGGACCGGCACCCGGACCTGCCCGTGAACTGCGTGGACCTGACCACCCTGTCTAAAACCAAAAAAAAACAGTTAAAAACCGTTCTGAACTCGGTGACCCTTCTCCAGAAACAGATCCAGAGAAATTACAGCATGAAATGGATGAATTTTTTCAATTAA
- a CDS encoding pirin family protein, with the protein MPQDRPVQLTLKRQPVTEGAGVRLNRLFGHAEAPTLDPFLLLDDFRSDTPADYLKGFPWHPHRGIETITYVLKGDVAHGDSLGNQGTISSGDIQWMTAGSGIIHQEMPKGDDKGAMHGFQLWANLPAAQKMVSPKYRDITADQVPEVMLDGKIRVKIIAGSMDGVNGPVDDIVIEPAFLDCDVPTGAVFTHDVDPGHTVFIYVIGGSGSTGGTPVENGDLVLFGKGTRITVSAAEKPVRFLLLSGRPLNEPVVWRGPIVMNTKEELETAFREYREGRFIKTG; encoded by the coding sequence ATGCCCCAGGACAGACCCGTTCAACTCACACTGAAGCGCCAACCGGTCACAGAAGGTGCCGGAGTCCGGCTGAACCGGTTGTTCGGCCATGCCGAAGCCCCGACCCTGGATCCGTTTCTGCTGCTGGATGATTTCCGGTCCGACACACCGGCGGATTATCTGAAAGGATTCCCCTGGCACCCCCACCGGGGTATTGAAACCATCACCTATGTCCTGAAAGGGGATGTGGCCCATGGGGACAGCCTGGGCAACCAGGGCACCATCTCGTCCGGGGATATACAGTGGATGACTGCGGGCAGCGGCATCATTCACCAGGAGATGCCCAAAGGAGATGACAAAGGGGCCATGCACGGATTCCAGCTGTGGGCCAACCTGCCGGCGGCCCAAAAGATGGTCTCTCCCAAATACCGGGACATCACGGCGGATCAGGTGCCAGAAGTCATGCTGGATGGAAAGATCCGGGTGAAAATCATTGCCGGCAGTATGGATGGCGTGAACGGCCCGGTGGATGACATTGTGATCGAGCCGGCATTTCTGGACTGTGATGTGCCGACCGGGGCTGTCTTTACCCATGATGTGGATCCGGGCCACACGGTTTTCATCTATGTGATCGGCGGCAGCGGCAGCACCGGCGGGACACCCGTTGAAAACGGAGACCTGGTGCTGTTCGGGAAAGGCACACGCATCACCGTGTCCGCTGCTGAAAAACCGGTCCGGTTTCTGCTGCTGTCCGGCCGGCCGCTCAATGAACCAGTGGTGTGGAGAGGGCCGATTGTCATGAATACCAAAGAGGAACTGGAAACCGCTTTCCGGGAATACCGGGAAGGCAGGTTCATCAAAACCGGATGA
- a CDS encoding sodium:solute symporter family transporter — protein sequence MPAEYALNNVWIGLGMVIILFAIFYAVGYFSSRKTASDEDFYAAGFSIGPVTNGLGMAATWASLATFLGVIALILRLQVPFVYLWIQWAISIPLLTLLYGTSLRRMKAFTPASFIRQRYGKPSTIVIVCWMILIMIMYALGQMVGLGQAFELLFGVPYNIAIIVAGLATVGFITIGGMYGATYNAAFQMVVMTIAMIVPMGAIMKAMGSSGWWFPPLAYGDMVPDMIKNIPTFFDMKYDFRWYFALIPAFTLGPVALPHLAMKVFTSSSVKSARWAVVWFALFLGLLFSGTYVVGFAGNYFTATTGRIIEKADQTILILNVFYNPTLVAAFVMGGAIAAGLSTIGGNLMAIAGLVGSDLLGIIAPNMESAKKMKWGYAALGLGGLAAVLMAFNPPRFLVTSILWAFGLLATTATPAILLGVWWKEANKLALIISSMVCGIIFIVISPHVLPSICVGSGLVAALGMSGGMVTIPLSFAMFIILSIAFNRMPALKAYAPTLADKKVIDRIHGWGPDYDESRYNGIKWPLIISAVCVAVFIWGLQPW from the coding sequence ATGCCTGCGGAATATGCATTAAACAACGTCTGGATCGGACTGGGAATGGTGATTATCCTGTTTGCTATTTTTTATGCGGTCGGTTATTTTTCGAGCCGGAAAACAGCGTCGGACGAAGATTTTTACGCGGCCGGGTTCTCCATCGGTCCGGTGACCAACGGACTGGGTATGGCGGCCACATGGGCCAGTCTGGCCACATTTTTAGGGGTCATCGCCCTGATCCTGCGGCTGCAGGTACCGTTTGTATATTTGTGGATCCAATGGGCCATCTCCATCCCTTTGCTCACCCTGCTGTACGGCACCAGCCTTCGGCGGATGAAAGCGTTCACCCCTGCCAGTTTTATCCGGCAGCGGTATGGAAAACCCTCCACCATCGTGATCGTGTGCTGGATGATTCTGATCATGATCATGTATGCCTTAGGCCAGATGGTGGGACTGGGACAGGCGTTCGAGCTGCTGTTCGGCGTGCCGTATAATATCGCCATCATTGTGGCGGGTCTTGCCACGGTGGGATTCATCACCATCGGCGGGATGTACGGGGCCACCTACAACGCGGCCTTTCAGATGGTGGTGATGACCATTGCCATGATCGTGCCCATGGGTGCCATCATGAAGGCCATGGGGTCTTCGGGATGGTGGTTTCCGCCCCTGGCTTATGGGGACATGGTGCCGGACATGATCAAAAACATCCCGACGTTTTTTGACATGAAATACGATTTCCGGTGGTATTTTGCCCTGATCCCGGCCTTTACCCTGGGACCCGTGGCCCTGCCTCATCTGGCCATGAAGGTGTTTACCTCATCCTCAGTCAAAAGCGCCCGATGGGCCGTGGTTTGGTTTGCCCTGTTTTTAGGCCTGCTGTTTTCAGGAACCTATGTGGTGGGCTTTGCCGGCAACTATTTTACCGCCACCACGGGCCGGATCATTGAAAAAGCGGACCAGACCATCCTGATCCTCAACGTGTTTTACAACCCCACTCTGGTGGCCGCCTTTGTCATGGGCGGGGCCATCGCTGCCGGGCTGTCCACCATCGGCGGCAACCTCATGGCCATCGCCGGGCTGGTGGGATCGGATCTGCTGGGCATCATCGCCCCCAACATGGAATCCGCCAAAAAGATGAAATGGGGATATGCGGCCCTGGGGCTGGGCGGACTGGCTGCCGTTCTCATGGCGTTCAATCCCCCGCGATTCCTGGTGACCAGTATTCTATGGGCATTCGGTCTGCTGGCCACCACGGCCACCCCGGCCATTCTGCTGGGGGTGTGGTGGAAAGAGGCCAACAAACTGGCATTGATCATCTCCTCCATGGTCTGCGGAATCATCTTTATTGTGATCTCCCCCCATGTGCTGCCCTCCATCTGCGTCGGATCGGGTCTGGTGGCGGCATTGGGCATGTCCGGCGGCATGGTGACCATTCCCTTGAGCTTTGCCATGTTCATCATCCTGTCCATCGCCTTTAACCGGATGCCGGCCCTCAAGGCATACGCCCCGACGCTGGCGGACAAAAAAGTGATCGACCGGATCCACGGCTGGGGTCCGGATTATGATGAATCCCGGTACAACGGCATCAAATGGCCGCTGATCATCTCAGCGGTCTGCGTCGCTGTCTTTATCTGGGGCCTGCAGCCCTGGTAA
- a CDS encoding J domain-containing protein, translated as MYLAKVRKNRQTIYCLRESIREASVHGFQEICALGPQPGAWIDYPGGNAWHLCDELVHRIAQKARQFDPDLLEDLFWPFVRPDIRQATAHFRERNKTSTYRRMTRDEKKSVARSTHAFDKRRAHFLKFGNMDQGPLVNMPPALFRKLKGKCRDEIEQRFMQQESRLSHRELKSYVYTIFDLQRFFKGFLAKKMPHALDQKKVDTFFIQELCDLNKRLFRQSGHLHDYLIRYVVMFFDHPYGESVLLEEMEQDFRFRSRFFHPPPKPAVSRSRAREIFNLTATEFKAMDKRSLTRRFRKLARKHHPDKGGSHDKFVELSEAYQALLAKINPPG; from the coding sequence ATGTATCTGGCCAAAGTAAGAAAAAACAGACAGACTATCTACTGTCTCAGGGAATCCATCCGGGAAGCATCGGTTCATGGATTTCAGGAAATCTGTGCCCTGGGACCGCAACCCGGGGCCTGGATCGATTACCCCGGGGGCAATGCCTGGCATTTGTGCGATGAACTGGTCCATCGGATTGCCCAAAAAGCCCGGCAGTTTGATCCGGACCTGCTGGAAGACCTGTTCTGGCCGTTTGTCCGGCCTGATATCCGCCAGGCCACAGCCCATTTCCGGGAGCGGAACAAAACATCCACCTACCGGCGCATGACCCGGGATGAGAAAAAATCCGTGGCCCGTTCCACCCATGCGTTTGACAAGCGGAGGGCTCATTTTCTCAAATTCGGCAACATGGATCAGGGACCTTTGGTGAACATGCCGCCGGCCCTGTTCCGGAAACTTAAGGGCAAATGCCGGGATGAGATCGAACAGAGATTCATGCAGCAGGAAAGCCGTCTCAGTCATCGGGAACTCAAGTCTTATGTCTACACCATCTTTGACTTGCAGCGATTTTTCAAAGGATTTCTGGCAAAAAAAATGCCCCATGCCCTGGATCAGAAAAAAGTGGATACATTTTTCATCCAGGAACTGTGCGATCTGAACAAGCGCCTTTTCCGGCAGTCCGGACATCTGCACGATTATCTGATCCGGTATGTGGTCATGTTTTTTGACCATCCCTATGGAGAATCGGTTCTGCTCGAAGAAATGGAGCAGGATTTCCGGTTCCGGAGCCGGTTTTTTCACCCGCCGCCCAAACCGGCCGTGTCCCGGTCCAGGGCCAGGGAAATTTTCAATCTGACCGCCACGGAATTCAAGGCCATGGACAAACGGTCGTTGACCCGGCGGTTCCGGAAACTGGCAAGGAAACACCACCCGGACAAAGGCGGCAGCCATGATAAATTTGTAGAACTCAGCGAGGCTTACCAGGCCCTGCTGGCAAAAATCAATCCACCGGGATAA
- a CDS encoding AMP-binding protein, producing the protein MTVQPNMTDYEKEYKEFKWQVPEYYNFASDVFDKWAEDKEKLAMLWVDDHGTEIRKTFYELSKASKQLANVFKSRGIGQGDVVIVVLPRNIEWWIAFTACIRCGAMIAPGTTQLTAKDLEYRANKSEAACIITTRDIAGAFDEVTDKCPTVKTKIVITEPKEGWVFWDEAMDQASDEFETAKTKADDNCLVYFTSGTTGFPKMALHAHSYGYGHMVTGKYWLDLKPEDMHWNVSDTGWAKAAWSSYFGPWNQGAAQFVHHTDRFDPKITLGLLSKYPITTMCGAPTIYRMLVLQDLSKYKFSTLRHCVGAGEPLNPEIIEVWKKATGCTIRDGYGQTETVILAGNFPCIPPRFGSMGKPTPGIDLHVIDDQGNILGPDEEGDIAVRIEPERPIGLFKEYWKEPDRTAAAFIPGWYLTGDRAYVDEDGYFWFVGRSDDVILTSGYRIGPFEVESALIEHPAVAESAVVSSPDETRGEVVKAFVILAPNYKPSDALVKEIQDYVKKTTAPYKYPRKIEFVDELPKTISGKIRRIELRDSEWGR; encoded by the coding sequence ATGACCGTACAACCCAACATGACCGATTATGAAAAAGAGTACAAAGAGTTCAAATGGCAGGTTCCGGAGTATTACAATTTTGCTTCAGACGTGTTTGACAAATGGGCCGAAGATAAGGAAAAACTGGCCATGCTCTGGGTGGATGACCACGGCACTGAGATCAGAAAAACATTTTACGAGCTCAGCAAAGCCTCCAAACAACTGGCCAACGTGTTCAAATCCCGGGGCATCGGCCAGGGGGATGTGGTCATTGTGGTGCTTCCCAGAAACATTGAATGGTGGATCGCTTTTACCGCGTGTATCCGGTGCGGGGCCATGATCGCGCCGGGCACCACCCAGCTGACGGCCAAGGACCTGGAATACCGGGCCAACAAATCCGAAGCGGCGTGCATCATCACCACACGGGACATTGCCGGCGCTTTTGACGAAGTCACAGACAAGTGTCCCACCGTGAAAACAAAGATTGTCATCACTGAGCCCAAAGAGGGGTGGGTTTTCTGGGATGAGGCCATGGACCAGGCATCCGACGAATTTGAAACCGCAAAGACCAAAGCAGATGACAACTGTCTGGTCTATTTCACTTCCGGCACCACGGGATTCCCCAAAATGGCGCTGCATGCCCATTCTTATGGATATGGACATATGGTCACCGGCAAATACTGGCTGGATCTCAAACCCGAAGACATGCACTGGAATGTGTCGGACACGGGATGGGCCAAGGCGGCCTGGTCCAGCTATTTCGGTCCCTGGAACCAGGGGGCGGCCCAGTTTGTCCATCATACGGACCGGTTTGATCCCAAAATCACGCTGGGTCTATTATCCAAATACCCCATCACCACCATGTGCGGGGCCCCCACCATCTACCGGATGCTGGTGCTTCAGGATCTTTCCAAATACAAATTTTCCACCCTGCGCCATTGCGTGGGTGCCGGCGAACCTTTGAACCCGGAAATCATCGAGGTGTGGAAAAAAGCCACGGGCTGTACCATCCGGGATGGATACGGCCAGACCGAAACCGTGATTCTGGCGGGCAATTTTCCCTGTATTCCGCCCCGGTTCGGATCCATGGGCAAACCCACGCCGGGCATTGATCTGCATGTGATCGATGACCAGGGCAATATCTTAGGCCCCGATGAAGAAGGCGATATTGCGGTGCGCATCGAACCGGAACGCCCCATCGGACTGTTCAAGGAATACTGGAAAGAACCGGACCGGACGGCAGCCGCCTTTATTCCGGGCTGGTATCTCACCGGGGACCGGGCCTATGTGGATGAGGACGGGTATTTCTGGTTTGTGGGCAGATCAGATGACGTCATTCTCACCTCAGGGTACCGCATCGGTCCCTTTGAGGTGGAAAGCGCATTGATCGAACACCCGGCCGTGGCCGAATCCGCCGTGGTCTCCAGTCCGGATGAAACCAGAGGCGAGGTGGTGAAAGCCTTTGTGATCCTGGCACCGAACTACAAGCCCAGTGACGCGCTGGTCAAGGAGATCCAGGATTATGTGAAAAAAACCACGGCCCCTTACAAGTATCCGAGAAAAATTGAATTTGTGGATGAACTGCCCAAAACCATCAGCGGCAAAATCCGGCGGATTGAACTGCGGGATTCGGAATGGGGAAGATAA
- a CDS encoding HD domain-containing phosphohydrolase — MTPDFHEFFTLFAKISKKIHANTDTKDILACIVENITRILSAKGCIFWILNTEKQCIETKIFHGFDYQSLMRTDYTTLMTLFENHKKACVVIPNAREDDRIPDLERLGKRKINSVTGLFFNISGPYTGLLAVYFMGNRTLEPHELELVTALGEQGATALEKAMGHDKKILEIYRKIVEGFALAIEARDRVTHGHSRRVATLSRLTARQMGLDDVMVKNIFHAGILHDIGKIGTRDTVLDRLGHLTPKEMEQIRQHPVLGADILVPLTFFEDIAPMIRHHHERFDGTGYPDKIEGKHIPLGARILAVCDVFETMTAGRPGMRSKDLGSAICELKHGVGTLFDPNVVQAFFAMIQAHPQAMEIHESIDDVLDMLRQNMADLALQNRLEKKTTRLFPTGF, encoded by the coding sequence ATGACACCGGATTTTCATGAATTTTTCACCCTGTTTGCAAAAATCAGCAAAAAGATCCATGCCAACACTGATACCAAAGATATTCTGGCCTGTATCGTGGAAAACATCACCCGGATTCTTTCTGCCAAAGGCTGTATTTTCTGGATTCTGAATACTGAAAAACAGTGCATTGAAACAAAAATCTTTCACGGATTTGACTACCAAAGCCTGATGCGCACCGATTATACCACCCTGATGACTTTGTTTGAAAACCACAAAAAAGCGTGTGTGGTGATTCCCAATGCCAGAGAAGATGACCGGATTCCAGACCTGGAGCGTCTGGGCAAACGGAAAATCAATTCCGTGACCGGCCTTTTCTTCAATATTTCAGGCCCGTATACCGGACTTCTGGCGGTTTATTTCATGGGGAACCGCACCCTGGAACCCCATGAACTGGAACTGGTCACGGCTTTAGGAGAACAAGGGGCCACCGCTCTGGAAAAGGCCATGGGTCATGACAAAAAAATTCTGGAAATCTACCGGAAAATCGTGGAAGGGTTTGCCCTGGCCATCGAGGCCCGGGACCGGGTCACCCATGGCCATTCCCGGCGGGTGGCCACGCTGTCCCGGCTCACGGCCCGGCAGATGGGTCTGGATGACGTCATGGTCAAAAACATTTTCCATGCCGGGATCCTCCATGATATCGGAAAAATCGGCACCCGGGACACGGTACTGGACCGTCTGGGGCATCTTACCCCAAAAGAGATGGAACAGATCCGGCAGCATCCGGTTCTGGGGGCGGACATCCTGGTGCCGCTGACCTTTTTTGAAGATATCGCCCCCATGATCCGGCATCACCATGAACGGTTTGACGGCACCGGATACCCGGATAAAATCGAAGGAAAGCACATCCCCCTGGGCGCCCGGATTCTGGCCGTGTGCGACGTGTTTGAAACCATGACCGCCGGCCGGCCCGGCATGCGGTCCAAAGACCTTGGCTCGGCCATTTGTGAACTGAAACACGGGGTGGGCACTTTATTTGATCCAAATGTGGTGCAGGCGTTTTTCGCCATGATTCAGGCACATCCCCAGGCCATGGAAATCCATGAATCCATAGACGATGTCCTGGATATGCTCCGGCAGAACATGGCGGATCTTGCCTTGCAGAACCGTCTGGAAAAAAAAACCACCCGCCTGTTTCCAACCGGATTTTAA
- a CDS encoding response regulator transcription factor: MMIKKKILLVEDHPIFRLGLAELINQEEDLTASGESKDVDDAIREIESVFPDLIIADISLKHSDGIDLVRHVNKHHPHIPVLVLSMHDEYLYAQRALHAGAKGYIMKQEAMESVVEAIHHVLAGKVYLNDSVKEHILSNITGTSDIRKKSPIDRLTDREMQVFKLIGKGYSSREIAVRLFLSIKTIGTYRERIKTKLNLKHANELVRCAVHFEKTGQITTVPE; the protein is encoded by the coding sequence ATGATGATAAAAAAGAAAATACTGCTGGTGGAAGACCACCCCATTTTCCGGCTCGGCCTGGCTGAACTGATCAATCAGGAAGAAGATTTAACCGCATCCGGCGAATCCAAGGATGTGGACGACGCCATCAGGGAAATCGAATCCGTGTTTCCGGACCTGATTATCGCAGACATTTCTTTGAAACATTCCGACGGCATCGATCTGGTGCGGCACGTGAACAAACACCACCCCCACATTCCCGTGCTGGTGCTGTCCATGCATGATGAATACCTGTATGCCCAGCGGGCCCTGCATGCCGGGGCAAAAGGATACATCATGAAACAGGAGGCCATGGAATCGGTGGTGGAGGCCATTCACCACGTGCTTGCGGGCAAAGTTTATCTGAATGATTCTGTGAAAGAGCATATCCTGTCCAATATCACAGGCACCAGTGATATTCGGAAAAAATCCCCCATTGACCGGCTCACGGACCGGGAAATGCAGGTGTTCAAACTCATCGGCAAAGGATATTCCTCCAGGGAAATTGCCGTGCGACTGTTTTTAAGCATTAAAACCATCGGCACCTACCGGGAAAGAATCAAAACCAAACTCAATCTGAAACATGCCAATGAACTGGTCCGGTGCGCCGTGCATTTCGAAAAAACCGGCCAGATCACCACAGTGCCGGAATAA